Proteins encoded by one window of Glycine soja cultivar W05 chromosome 15, ASM419377v2, whole genome shotgun sequence:
- the LOC114388707 gene encoding uncharacterized protein LOC114388707: protein MKDRHLKKRIKRLKDMVEPDKNCETRVEDVAWLCSLSESEIDMLISLKLLIIQRAKMMGCKELASKFNLKMIRAIALVLMGHLKEEIKDSSLIPNMVKSTSFLDACNLLKCSNEVDANIDELSTSLGADIETFLRSPPTSKQKKQKVGSRE, encoded by the exons ATGAAGGACAGACACTTgaagaaaagaatcaaaagattgaAAGACATGGTTGAGCCAGATAAAAATTGCGAGACTAGGGTTGAAGATGTTGCTTGGCTTTGCTCCCTTTCAGAGTCTGAGATT GACATGCTGATTAGCTTGAAACTGTTGATCATTCAGCGTGCAAAAATGATGGGTTGTAAGGAGCTGGCTAGTAAATTCAACCTTAAAATGATTCGAGCCATTG CACTTGTTTTGATGGGCCATCTGAAGGAAGAGATAAAAGATTCATCACTTATCCCCAATATGGTTAAATCTACTTCTTTTTTAGATGCTTGCAACCTATTGAAATGTAGCAATGAGGTTGATGCAAATATTGATGAGCTAAGTACAAGTCTTGGTGCTGATATAGAAACTTTTCTTAGAAG TCCTCCAACATCCAAACAAAAGAAGCAGAAAGTTGGAAGCCGAGAATGA
- the LOC114386244 gene encoding uncharacterized protein LOC114386244 translates to MVRTRGLGRDLGTGRGRDLSQDAHEPEVRRRHWPTASVHWQQVHVTEDVTQKPKDVPQLNEDVPHVSDATPEMTSAVDVADAEGVASDGSLGSPAVDEGFPGGPRDPSVLTGFAEHVAHSIWSGEERPNLKLVSHGRKVDKFGRLAPEIEDMIAATRLSPLIRCSIITTDPGLISAFVMRWHRETSTFHLPV, encoded by the exons atggttagaacacgaggtttaggtcgtgaCTTAGGAACTGGTAGAGGCAGAGACTTGAGTCAGGATGCGCATGAGCCTGAAGTTCGTCGGCGTCATTGGCCTACTGCTTCAGTACATTGGCAACAGGTTCATGTGACTGAGGACGTTACTCAGAAACCTAAGGATGTGCCTCAGTTGAATGAGGATGTTCCTCATGTGTCTGACGCTACTCCGGAGATGACAAGCGCCGTTGATGTTGCGGACGCAGAGGGAGTGGCTAGTGATGGTAGCTTGGGTTCACCTGCTGTTGAtgagggattccctggtgggCCACGCGACCCATCAGTTTTGACTGGTTTTGCTGAGCATGTCGCACACAGCATCTGGAGTGGAGAG GAACGACCCAATCTGAAGTTGGTCTCCCATGGTAGAAAAGTAGATAAATTTGGGAGACTAGCGCCTGAGATAGAAGACATGATTGCAGCCACCAGATTGAGTCCACTGATCAGGTGTTCTATAATCACCACtgatcctggacttatatccgccTTCGTCATGAGGTGGCATAGGGAGACCAGTACCTTCCACCTGCCAGTATGA
- the LOC114387739 gene encoding ruBisCO large subunit-binding protein subunit beta, chloroplastic-like: MASSTFTAMSACKLSSSAAISSFPTHRRTNAVLLSRRSRAARVSAMAKELHFNKDGTAIRKLQSGVNKLADLVGVTLGPKGRNVVLESKYGSPKIVNDGVTVAKEVELEDPVENIGAKLVRQAAAKTNDLAGDGTTTSVVLAQGLIAEGVKVVAAGANPVLITRGIEKTAKALVSELKLMSKEVEDSELADVAAVSAGNNYEVGNMIAEALSRVGRKGVVTLEEGKSADNSLYVVEGMQFDRGYISPYFVTDSEKMAVEYENCKLLLVDKKITNARDLINILEDAIRSGYPILIIAEDIEQEALATLVVNKLRGSLKIAALKAPGFGDRKSQYLDDIAILTGGTVIREEVGLTLDKAGKEVLGYASKVVLTKDTTTIVGDGSTQEAVNKRVAQIRNLIEAAEQEYEKEKLNERIAKLSGGVAVIQVGAQTETELKEKKLRVEDALNATKAAVEEGIVVGGGCTLLRLASKVDTIKDSLDNDEEKVGADIVKRALSYPLKLIAKNAGVNGSVVSEKVLSSDNPRYGYNAATGKYEDLMSAGIIDPTKVVRCCLEHAASVAKTFLMSDCVVVEIKEPEPVPAGNPMDNSGYGI, translated from the exons ATGGCTTCTTCCACCTTCACCGCAATGTCCGCTTGCAAGCTTTCCTCCTCCGCCGCCATCTCCTCCTTCCCCACCCACCGCCGCACCAACGCCGTCCTTCTGTCCAGACGCAGCCGCGCCGCCAGGGTCTCCGCCATGGCCAAGGAGTTGCACTTCAACAAAGACGGCACCGCAATTAGGAAGCTCCAG AGCGGTGTGAACAAGCTCGCGGATCTGGTTGGGGTCACGCTTGGTCCCAAGGGAAGGAATGTTGTTCTCGAAAGCAAGTACGGCTCGCCGAAAATCGTTAACGACGGTGTCACCGTCGCCAAAGAG GTTGAGTTGGAGGATCCGGTTGAGAATATTGGCGCCAAGTTGGTGAGACAAGCAGCTGCCAAGACAAACGACTTGGCTGGTGATGGAACCACGACTTCGGTTGTTCTAGCTCAGGGTCTTATTGCCGAAGGCGTTAAg GTTGTTGCAGCTGGGGCCAACCCTGTGCTCATCACCCGGGGCATTGAGAAGACGGCAAAAGCTCTTGTTTCTGAGCTTAAACTGATGTCAAAAGAG GTTGAAGATAGTGAGTTGGCAGATGTGGCAGCAGTCAGTGCTGGGAACAATTATGAAGTGGGAAATATGATAGCTGAAGCATTGAGCAGAGTTGGTAGAAAGGGTGTTGTGACCCTTGAGGAGGGTAAGAGTGCTGATAACAGTCTatatgttgtcgaggggatgcaATTTGACCGTGGTTATATTTCTCCATACTTTGTTACTGACAGTGAGAAAATGGCCGTTGAATATGAGAACTGTAAG TTGCTGTTAGTTGACAAAAAGATAACCAATGCAAGGGATCTTATCAACATACTGGAGGATGCTATTAGAAGTGGATACCCTATATTAATTATTGCTGAGGATATTGAACAAGAAGCTTTAGCAACTCTTGTGGTGAACAAACTTAGAGGATCACTGAAAATTGCAGCACTCAAGGCCCCTGGGTTTGGAGATCGCAAGAGCCAGTACCTTGATGATATTGCCATCTTGACTGGAG GTACTGTAATCAGAGAAGAGGTTGGCCTTACTTTGGACAAAGCTGGGAAAGAGGTTCTCGGATATGCCTCCAAGGTGGTTCTCACCAAGGATACAACCACAATTGTTGGTGATGGAAGTACCCAGGAAGCAGTGAACAAGAGAGTTGCACAGATTAGGAACCTAATTGAG GCTGCTGAGCAAGAgtatgagaaagaaaagctgaaTGAGAGAATTGCTAAATTATCTGGTGGTGTGGCTGTCATACAG GTTGGTGCACAAACTGAGACTGAGCTCAAGGAAAAGAAATTGAGAGTTGAAGATGCTCTTAATGCTACAAAG GCAGCTGTAGAGGAGGGTATTGTAGTTGGTGGTGGTTGCACTCTTCTGAGACTTGCATCAAAGGTGGACACAATCAAGGATAGCCTTGATaatgatgaagaaaaa GTTGGAGCTGATATTGTGAAAAGAGCTCTTAGTTACCCTTTGAAATTAATTGCCAAAAACGCTGGTGTCAATGGTAGTGTTGTCAGTGAGAAG GTATTGTCCAGCGACAATCCAAGATATGGATATAATGCTGCCACCGGAAAATATGAAGATTTGATGTCTGCTGGGATCATTGATCCAACAAAG GTGGTCAGATGTTGCCTGGAACATGCAGCCTCTGTAGCCAAAACCTTCTTAATGTCAGATTGTGTGGTTGTCGAGATAAAGGAACCTGAGCCTGTACCTGCTGGAAACCCCATGGACAATTCAG GATATGGTATCTAG